ACGTTGTGTTCTATCGCCTGACTGTCTATCAGAAATAAACGTTGGACGGAGAGAATGCCATACTTCTTAGCCTGATGGATGACATGGGCTCTTGTACTGATCACACCATCCGGTTTTACTTCCTGACCAATGTATTCCATGCCGTAATCATCGGCCTTCAAACCTTGAATCAAATCAACATGGACCAATACTTTCTTACCTGCTTTCTGCCCCACCTTCACGAGCTTCCTCAATAGTCCGAGCCGGCTCTCCAGAAGAATAATGTAATCCGTGTTACTTTCCAAAAGCGTTTCAAATTCCTTTATTTTCTTAACAGCGGGCAGTACCGGCTGGCTGAAGCTCATAACGTCTCCTCTTTTCCCTGCATGTTGTTCCTCTCTTCCATTTGGTCTTTCGTATAGATGATCTGCATCGGGTTACCACCGACAAAGGCTCCGGCAGGAACGTCTTTATGCACAAGCGTCCCTGCCGATACAACAGCTCTGTCTCCAATTGTGACACCAGGAAGAATCGTCGTGTTTGCACCGATCAAGACTTCATCTCCAATGTCAATTATCCCCAAACGATATTCATCGATTAAATATTCATGAGCAAGAATCGTCGTATTGTAGCCGATAACCGAATTCCGTCCGACACGGATCTTCTCCGGAAACATAATATCCACCATGACCATGAGCGCAAATGCCGTCTGCCCTCCGACTTCCATCCTTAAAAAGGTCCGATAAAGCCAATTTTTCAACCCGAGAAACGGCGTGTATCTTGCCACCTGAATAATGACAAAATTTTTTACCACTTTAGTGAACGGAACGGTCTTGTAGATGTGCCAAAGTGAGTTGCCGCCTTCCACCGGATAACGATCCGTCTTCCTCATTCCTTCAACCCCTTGTAATGGAAAGCAGGTCGCGCATGTTGGACAGCATGTAATCCGGATTTAACTCATCCAAAACGCGTCTTCCCTTTATTGTCCACGCCACGCCTGCGGTCTTTGTGCCGGCGTTCTGTCCTGCTTCAATATCATGCGTGTTGTCTCCGACCATCAATGCTTCCGATGCTTTGGAACCTAAACGATCGAGTGCTTTGACAATTGGTTCCGGATGCGGCTTCGCATTCGTGACATCATCCAGGGTGATGATCGTTTCGAACATACCGGCAAGACCGGTCATTTCCAGCCCCATCTGGACGGTGTGACGCATTTTCGTAGTGACGATTCCGAGGTGGTATCCTTCTTCCTTCAATGTCTGAATCGTCTCCACCACTCCTTCATATGCCTTCACATACTTGTCATGATTTTCCACATTGTGTTCCCGATAAACTTCAATCATTTCCTGTACTTTATCAGGGTTAACTTTTCTCAGACTTTCTATAAGAGGCGGACCGATAAAATCAAGGATTTCCTCCCTGCTGTAAGGACGATCTGCAAATTGCTCAATGGTGTGTGTAAAGGAAGCGATGATCAGTTCGTTCGTGTCGATCAGCGTTCCGTCCAAGTCAAAGAGAATGGTACGTATGCTCATTAGTAGAATCCTTCCTATCTTGGTGTAGTCTGTTCCAAACAAAACCGATGACCGCAGTCAAAATAACAGCCGTGAGCAACCGGATAACAAGCAGAGGCCATACCGGTATTCCGAGCGGGATAAAGACAAGCGTATCTTCGACCACTGCGTGGCAGGAGACAAGAAAGATCACTGCGAGTGTCATATCTTTCTTTGAGACGCCGTCTTCTTTGACCGCCTGAATCATCAA
This sequence is a window from Bacillus sp. SB49. Protein-coding genes within it:
- a CDS encoding glycerol-3-phosphate responsive antiterminator, coding for MSFSQPVLPAVKKIKEFETLLESNTDYIILLESRLGLLRKLVKVGQKAGKKVLVHVDLIQGLKADDYGMEYIGQEVKPDGVISTRAHVIHQAKKYGILSVQRLFLIDSQAIEHNVKIIQKTSPDYVEVLPGILPGMIKEIKDRIGVPVIAGGLIRTDEEVEKALASGASAVSTSRSELWKF
- a CDS encoding acyltransferase; amino-acid sequence: MRKTDRYPVEGGNSLWHIYKTVPFTKVVKNFVIIQVARYTPFLGLKNWLYRTFLRMEVGGQTAFALMVMVDIMFPEKIRVGRNSVIGYNTTILAHEYLIDEYRLGIIDIGDEVLIGANTTILPGVTIGDRAVVSAGTLVHKDVPAGAFVGGNPMQIIYTKDQMEERNNMQGKEETL
- the ppaX gene encoding pyrophosphatase PpaX, with the protein product MSIRTILFDLDGTLIDTNELIIASFTHTIEQFADRPYSREEILDFIGPPLIESLRKVNPDKVQEMIEVYREHNVENHDKYVKAYEGVVETIQTLKEEGYHLGIVTTKMRHTVQMGLEMTGLAGMFETIITLDDVTNAKPHPEPIVKALDRLGSKASEALMVGDNTHDIEAGQNAGTKTAGVAWTIKGRRVLDELNPDYMLSNMRDLLSITRG